In Arctopsyche grandis isolate Sample6627 chromosome 13, ASM5162203v2, whole genome shotgun sequence, one DNA window encodes the following:
- the LOC143921773 gene encoding guanine nucleotide-exchange factor SEC12 — protein MAPSRRSDGLLARVNFPLYTLQMITSRHVLVAGGGGSSKTGVANGFEIFELSHDSERFIAEEIIRHETGPSVVMNCSAVNLNKHLYLVAGQETHCQLYNVNLKLVNASELRRGSVKADSVNNFLRKRRNTHSKDREEDASKKDSNSNHCSEKRINFEIRAADSIQTDFGNEAVQRVVRISHNGKLMATGGTDGHIRVWQFPQLLKKFDIAGHSKELDDLDFSPNDEFLVSIAKDGFGIIWSTRNGKQVVKLVCQPPNGVKYIYKRSRFGRVEEDKDACRLFTLANPLGRSGKQKGLIQSWKPNDGTLIKSITIDESLSALAVRDDGRFIAVGTMFSGSVSIYVAFSLQRVLNIEGAHSMFITGLEFLPVSGDGPAITSRSEAAVVSISVDNRVCIHSLPHRRSCPAWVAMILIVFVLFCTFTLCSYLGI, from the exons ATGGCTCCTTCCCGCCGCAGCGACGGCCTTCTGGCGCGCGTCAACTTCCCGCTCTACACTCTTCAGATGATCACCAGCAGGCACGTCCTGGTCGCCGGCGGCGGGGGCTCCTCCAAGACCGGAGTGGCCAACGGATTC GAAATCTTTGAATTGTCACACGACAGTGAGCGGTTTATAGCCGAGGAAATAATCCGACATGAGACGGGACCGAGTGTGGTGATGAACTGCTCGGCGGTCAATTTAAATAAGCATTTATACCTGGTCGCCGGTCAAGAAACACATTGCCAATTGTATAACGTGAATTTAAAATTAGTCAATGCGTCCGAGTTGCGGAGAGGCAGCGTGAAAGCCGACAgtgttaataattttttacggaaacgTAGAAATACGCATAGCAAAGATAGAGAAGAGGATGCTAGTAAAAAGGATTCCAATAGTAATCATTGTTCAGAGAAGAGAATCAACTTTGAAATACGTGCCGCCGATAGCATTCAAACTGATTTTGG AAATGAGGCCGTCCAAAGAGTAGTTCGAATTAGTCACAATGGCAAACTGATGGCCACGGGCGGAACTGATGGCCacatcagagtttggcaatttccacaactgttaaaaaaatttgatattgcgGGACACTCCAAAGAG ctGGATGACTTAGACTTCAGCCCAAATGATGAATTTCTCGTCAGCATAGCTAAAGATGGTTTCGGTATTATTTGGTCAACGCGTAATGGAAAGCAAGTAGTTAAACTTGTTTGCCAACCACCCAATggagttaaatatatttataaacgttCCAG ATTTGGACGTGTCGAAGAAGACAAAGATGCTTGTCGACTCTTCACTCTTGCCAATCCTTTAGGTCGTAGCGGTAAACAAAAAGGATTAATTCAAAGTTGGAAACCAAACGACGGCACGCTTATAAAAAGTATAACAATTGATGAAAGCTTATCTGCTTTAGCTGTTAGAGACGATGGAAGATTTATAGCCGTCGGTACTATGTTCAGTGGATCAGTGTCTATTTACGTTGCGTTTAGCTTACAG AGAGTATTAAATATCGAAGGAGCTCATTCGATGTTTATAACTGGCTTAGAATTTTTACCAGTTAGTGGTGACGGTCCTGCAATCACTAGTCGGTCGGAGGCTGCAGTTGTTTCAATTTCTGTAGATAATAGAGTGTGCATTCACAGTTTGCCTCATAGAA GGAGTTGTCCAGCTTGGGTAGCCATGATACTTATAGTATTTGTCCTATTTTGTACATTCACTTTGTGCTCATATCTTGGCATATGA